From the Pseudomonadales bacterium genome, one window contains:
- the prmB gene encoding 50S ribosomal protein L3 N(5)-glutamine methyltransferase, producing MAPTAAFQPDFEAAQSELLTLRDFLRWGVSSLGAAQVALGHGCDDLWDEALRLILHALHLPLEVDDRVLDARLLPRERQQVVELFRRRIVDRLPNAYLTGEAWFAGLPFFVDQRVLIPRSPLAELIARRFEPWIDSSRVDRVLDLCTGSGCIAIALAHAFEAAEVVATDLSAAALEVAAINRARHGLEQRLTLIEGDLFSGVTGTFDLIVSNPPYVAEQELAALPAEYRHEPRLALAAGVEGLDIVERILAQARRHLRPGGLLVVEVGSAAEALVARHPDLGFFWPDFEQGGEGIFILEADQL from the coding sequence ATGGCACCGACGGCAGCGTTCCAGCCCGACTTCGAGGCCGCCCAGTCCGAGCTGCTGACCCTGCGCGACTTTCTGCGTTGGGGGGTCAGCAGTCTGGGGGCAGCGCAGGTGGCCCTGGGCCATGGCTGCGATGATCTGTGGGATGAGGCGTTGCGGCTTATTCTGCACGCGCTGCATCTGCCGCTGGAGGTCGATGACCGGGTGCTGGATGCCCGGCTGCTGCCGCGCGAGCGTCAGCAGGTGGTCGAGCTGTTCCGGCGCCGCATCGTCGATCGATTGCCGAATGCCTACCTGACCGGCGAGGCCTGGTTTGCCGGCCTGCCATTCTTCGTTGATCAGCGGGTGCTGATTCCGCGCTCGCCGCTGGCCGAGCTGATCGCGCGCCGCTTCGAGCCTTGGATCGATTCCAGCCGGGTCGATCGGGTGCTCGACCTCTGCACCGGCAGTGGCTGCATCGCCATCGCTCTGGCCCATGCGTTCGAGGCTGCCGAGGTGGTGGCGACCGATCTCTCGGCCGCCGCACTCGAGGTGGCGGCCATCAACCGGGCCCGCCATGGCCTCGAACAGCGGCTGACGCTGATCGAAGGTGACCTCTTTTCCGGAGTGACCGGCACCTTTGATCTGATCGTCAGCAACCCGCCCTATGTGGCCGAGCAGGAGCTGGCCGCGCTGCCCGCTGAGTATCGCCATGAACCGCGACTGGCGCTGGCGGCGGGGGTGGAGGGGCTCGACATCGTCGAGCGCATTCTGGCGCAGGCCCGGCGCCATCTGCGTCCGGGCGGTCTGCTGGTGGTCGAGGTGGGCTCGGCGGCCGAGGCGCTGGTGGCGCGCCATCCTGACCTCGGCTTCTTCTGGCCCGATTTCGAGCAGGGTGGCGAGGGAATCTTCATTCTGGAGGCCGATCAGCTCTGA
- a CDS encoding acyl-CoA synthetase: MEMHFATLWEQIAAQIPQRTALIHGERKVAWGPYQERAACIAQFLHQQGLGHDSKMGLYLYNSPEYMEAQFAGFKIRGVPVNVNYRYLEDELVYLLDNSDSEALFFHGRFAERIANIRHKLPKVRCLIQVDDGSGAPLLAGAHDYEQIIRTHAPMAPIERGWDDTYMLYTGGTTGMPKGVMYKLGEMCAGFLAPFEARGVSPPPATIEETLAAIKRLEPAGLLPVTLVACPLMHGTGMWLGAMMPHNMGGTVVTLAGTKFDADELWAAVQRERVTDIVIVGDAFAKPMLDALRAAQAAGRSYDISSVRFISSSGVMWTQEVKAGLLEFGDMILNDGLGSTEGGMGRSLTTRANIGETAKFQMMESTKVFDDNDEEVKPGSGAIGMIAQAGRVPTGYYKDPEKSAKTFRTIRGLRYSFPGDFATVEADGTIRLLGRGSMCINTMGEKVYPEEVEEAIKTHPAVYDCLVVGVKDPKYGERVAAVVSLRPGQQADQQTLIDHVAHRLAGYKKPRNIFIVDEVQRASNGKADYKWARSRADEEARKLEMGG; encoded by the coding sequence ATGGAGATGCACTTTGCCACCCTGTGGGAGCAGATCGCTGCCCAGATTCCCCAGCGTACCGCGCTGATCCATGGCGAGCGCAAGGTCGCCTGGGGCCCCTACCAGGAGCGCGCCGCGTGCATCGCCCAGTTTCTGCATCAGCAGGGGCTGGGGCATGACAGCAAGATGGGGCTCTATCTCTACAATTCGCCGGAGTACATGGAAGCGCAGTTCGCCGGCTTCAAGATTCGCGGCGTTCCGGTCAACGTCAACTACCGCTACCTCGAGGATGAGCTGGTCTATCTGCTCGACAACTCCGACAGCGAGGCGCTGTTCTTTCATGGCCGCTTCGCCGAGCGCATCGCCAACATTCGGCACAAGCTGCCCAAGGTGCGCTGCCTGATCCAGGTGGATGATGGCAGTGGTGCGCCACTGCTGGCCGGTGCGCACGACTATGAGCAGATCATTCGTACCCATGCGCCGATGGCGCCGATCGAACGCGGCTGGGATGACACCTACATGCTCTATACCGGTGGCACCACCGGCATGCCGAAGGGGGTGATGTACAAGCTGGGCGAGATGTGTGCCGGATTTCTGGCGCCGTTCGAGGCGCGCGGCGTCTCGCCGCCTCCCGCCACCATCGAAGAGACGCTGGCGGCGATCAAGCGGCTGGAGCCGGCCGGACTGCTGCCGGTCACGCTGGTGGCCTGTCCGCTGATGCACGGCACCGGCATGTGGCTTGGCGCGATGATGCCGCACAACATGGGCGGGACCGTGGTCACCCTGGCCGGCACCAAGTTCGATGCCGATGAGCTGTGGGCGGCGGTGCAGCGCGAACGGGTGACCGACATCGTCATCGTTGGCGACGCCTTTGCCAAACCGATGCTGGATGCCCTGCGCGCTGCACAGGCAGCAGGCCGTTCTTATGACATCTCGTCGGTCAGGTTCATCAGCTCTTCCGGCGTCATGTGGACCCAGGAGGTCAAGGCCGGGCTGCTGGAGTTCGGCGACATGATCCTCAACGATGGGCTGGGCTCCACCGAGGGCGGCATGGGCCGTTCGCTGACCACCCGCGCCAACATCGGCGAGACCGCCAAGTTCCAGATGATGGAGTCGACCAAGGTGTTCGACGACAACGACGAGGAGGTCAAGCCCGGTTCCGGCGCGATCGGCATGATCGCCCAAGCCGGTCGGGTGCCGACCGGTTACTACAAGGATCCGGAGAAATCGGCCAAGACCTTCCGTACCATTCGCGGGCTCCGCTACTCGTTTCCCGGCGATTTCGCCACTGTCGAGGCCGATGGCACCATTCGTCTGCTGGGGCGCGGCTCGATGTGCATCAACACCATGGGCGAGAAGGTCTATCCCGAAGAGGTCGAGGAGGCGATCAAGACCCATCCGGCGGTCTATGACTGCCTGGTGGTGGGGGTCAAGGATCCAAAATATGGCGAGCGGGTGGCGGCCGTGGTCTCACTGCGTCCCGGGCAGCAGGCCGACCAGCAGACGCTGATCGACCATGTGGCACACAGGCTGGCTGGCTACAAGAAGCCCCGCAACATCTTCATCGTCGATGAGGTGCAGCGCGCCAGCAACGGCAAGGCCGACTACAAGTGGGCCCGCAGCCGCGCCGACGAAGAGGCGCGCAAACTGGAGATGGGAGGCTGA
- a CDS encoding NGG1p interacting factor NIF3, with protein sequence MYKLVFFVPIEQLEAVKAALFAAGGGRIGHYDCCAWQVLGLGQFRPRAGSNPFLGSQEQLEQVQEYRVEMVVADALIEPVIRALHAVHPYEEPAYDVCHLEDFSHLKPT encoded by the coding sequence ATGTACAAACTGGTCTTTTTCGTTCCGATCGAGCAGCTCGAAGCGGTGAAAGCAGCGCTCTTTGCCGCAGGTGGCGGGCGGATCGGCCACTATGACTGCTGTGCCTGGCAGGTGCTGGGGCTGGGTCAATTTCGTCCACGTGCCGGCAGCAATCCTTTTCTGGGCAGCCAGGAGCAGTTGGAGCAGGTGCAGGAGTACCGGGTCGAAATGGTGGTGGCCGATGCACTGATCGAGCCGGTGATCCGGGCGCTCCATGCCGTTCACCCCTATGAAGAGCCGGCTTATGATGTGTGCCACCTGGAGGATTTTTCACATCTGAAGCCGACCTGA
- a CDS encoding tyrosine--tRNA ligase, which yields MTSVKAALELIKAGAHEIISEPELIEKLGSGRKLRVKAGFDPTAPDLHLGHAVLLNKLHQFQQLGHEVLFLIGDFTGMIGDPTGKNVTRKPLTRQQVEQNAQTYSEQVFTVLDRAKTQVVFNSQWMGRFDASDMIKLASRYTVARMLERDDFHKRYRGGQPIALHEFLYPLIQGHDSVELRADIELGGTDQKFNLLVGRELQRDAGQTPQVVMTMPILEGLDGVQKMSKSLDNYIGLREPPNTMFGKLMSISDTLMWRYYALLSRRLPTEVAAMQAQCEAGELNPRDAKVELARELVTRFHSATEAEAAHQAFVARFQQGALPQEIPELCIAHGGYPAEGVPIANLLKEAGLVASTSEALRLIGQGGVRIDGIRLQEKNHRVAPGSEHLYQAGKHRFARIRVN from the coding sequence ATGACATCGGTAAAGGCCGCGCTCGAGCTCATCAAGGCCGGGGCGCATGAGATCATCTCCGAGCCGGAGCTGATCGAAAAACTGGGCAGTGGCCGCAAACTGCGGGTCAAGGCGGGCTTCGATCCCACCGCGCCCGATCTGCATCTGGGTCACGCGGTGCTGCTGAACAAGCTCCATCAGTTCCAGCAGTTGGGCCATGAGGTGCTGTTTCTGATCGGTGACTTCACCGGCATGATCGGCGACCCCACTGGCAAGAATGTCACGCGCAAGCCCCTCACCCGTCAGCAGGTCGAACAGAATGCGCAGACCTACAGCGAGCAGGTGTTCACCGTGCTCGACCGGGCAAAAACCCAGGTGGTGTTCAATTCGCAGTGGATGGGCAGGTTCGATGCCAGTGACATGATCAAGCTGGCGAGTCGCTACACCGTTGCCCGCATGCTCGAGCGCGATGATTTTCACAAACGCTACCGTGGTGGCCAGCCGATCGCACTGCATGAGTTTCTCTATCCGCTGATTCAGGGCCATGACTCGGTCGAACTGCGCGCCGACATCGAGCTGGGCGGCACCGACCAGAAGTTCAATCTGCTGGTCGGGCGTGAGTTGCAGCGCGATGCCGGTCAGACGCCGCAGGTGGTGATGACCATGCCGATTCTCGAGGGATTGGATGGCGTGCAGAAGATGTCCAAGTCGCTCGACAACTACATTGGCCTGCGTGAACCGCCCAACACGATGTTCGGCAAACTGATGTCGATCAGCGACACCTTGATGTGGCGCTACTATGCACTGCTGAGCAGGCGGTTGCCGACAGAGGTCGCCGCCATGCAGGCGCAGTGCGAGGCAGGAGAGCTCAATCCGCGTGATGCCAAGGTGGAGCTGGCCCGGGAGCTGGTGACGCGGTTCCACAGCGCCACCGAGGCCGAGGCGGCGCATCAGGCGTTCGTGGCCCGCTTTCAGCAGGGTGCCCTGCCGCAGGAGATTCCCGAACTGTGCATCGCCCATGGCGGTTATCCGGCAGAGGGGGTGCCGATCGCCAACCTGCTGAAGGAGGCCGGTCTGGTCGCCAGCACCTCCGAGGCGCTGCGGCTGATCGGCCAGGGTGGGGTCAGGATCGATGGGATCCGTTTGCAGGAAAAAAACCATCGGGTGGCACCCGGCAGCGAGCATCTCTATCAAGCCGGCAAGCACCGTTTTGCCCGGATTCGGGTGAATTGA
- a CDS encoding peptidoglycan DD-metalloendopeptidase family protein, translating to MKTAFPRLHLIAATLLLSATVLIAWLLPSEEAAAIKSVVPLTLPAPTTPQSTEQPAVAVTTALVEPELWDEYVVQTGDTLGTLFKRAGIAPNELAMLLDSGKETKRLHQIHPGHKLALQVGTEGQLERFKFSPNALESVQWQRTNDSFDVTVEKREPELQLRRHSGVIDQSLFLSCQKAGLSQAVASQLADLFGWDIDYTEDLRQGDRFSVIYQERFIDGKKIDDGPILAAEFINQGRRYQTVRHVDAQGNEGYYTPDGRGMRKAFIRNPLDVVRITSLFSLSRFHPILHTMRAHKGIDYSASAGTPVKSVGDGRVTFAGRKGGYGNTITIQHGDRYTTLYAHLQGFAPSIRNGQKVRQGEVIGYVGASGLATGNHLHYEFQVDGVHRNPLTVPLPQAPAVAGRELDRFKSQTGPLVAMLKQGESTPAAVARAGLND from the coding sequence GTGAAAACAGCCTTCCCTCGACTGCACCTGATCGCCGCCACCCTGCTGCTGAGCGCCACCGTGCTGATCGCCTGGCTGCTGCCAAGCGAAGAGGCCGCCGCCATCAAGAGTGTCGTGCCGCTGACCCTGCCCGCCCCCACCACACCGCAGAGCACCGAACAGCCGGCGGTGGCCGTCACCACCGCTCTGGTCGAGCCGGAACTGTGGGATGAATATGTCGTCCAGACCGGCGACACGCTGGGCACGCTGTTCAAACGCGCCGGCATCGCACCCAACGAACTGGCGATGCTGCTCGATTCGGGCAAGGAGACCAAGCGGCTGCATCAGATCCATCCAGGGCACAAACTGGCACTGCAAGTCGGCACGGAGGGTCAACTGGAGAGGTTCAAATTCAGCCCCAACGCGCTTGAGTCGGTACAGTGGCAAAGGACCAACGACAGCTTCGATGTCACCGTTGAGAAGCGCGAGCCCGAGCTCCAGCTCCGCCGGCACAGCGGCGTGATCGATCAGTCGCTGTTTCTCTCTTGCCAGAAAGCGGGGCTCTCCCAAGCCGTGGCCAGCCAGTTGGCCGACCTCTTCGGCTGGGACATCGATTACACCGAGGATCTGCGCCAGGGCGACCGCTTCTCTGTCATCTATCAGGAGCGCTTCATCGACGGCAAGAAGATCGATGACGGTCCGATTCTGGCCGCCGAATTCATCAATCAGGGACGCCGCTACCAGACCGTGCGCCATGTCGATGCGCAGGGCAACGAGGGTTACTACACTCCAGACGGCCGCGGCATGCGCAAGGCGTTCATCCGCAACCCGCTCGACGTCGTGCGCATCACCTCACTGTTCAGCCTGAGCCGCTTCCACCCGATTCTGCACACCATGCGCGCCCACAAGGGCATCGACTACTCGGCCAGTGCCGGCACGCCAGTCAAGAGCGTCGGCGATGGCCGGGTAACTTTCGCCGGCCGCAAGGGTGGCTACGGCAACACCATCACGATCCAGCATGGTGACCGCTACACCACCCTCTATGCCCACCTCCAAGGGTTCGCCCCCTCGATCCGCAACGGGCAGAAGGTGCGGCAGGGTGAAGTGATCGGCTATGTCGGCGCCAGCGGTCTCGCCACCGGCAACCACCTGCACTATGAGTTCCAGGTCGATGGCGTGCACCGCAACCCGCTGACCGTCCCGCTGCCGCAAGCGCCCGCCGTGGCCGGGCGCGAGCTCGACCGCTTCAAGTCACAGACCGGCCCCTTGGTGGCGATGCTGAAGCAGGGTGAGTCCACCCCCGCGGCGGTGGCACGCGCCGGGTTGAATGATTGA
- a CDS encoding anhydro-N-acetylmuramic acid kinase — protein MSGTSLDAVDVGLFRFTDTSCLLLAKHSLPIPADIRQEVIALATPGPDELNRLHRLDIDHAELIATAVNQLLAQCGIDRARIRAIGSHGQTLRHSPGGDHAFTCQVGDPNRIAYLTGLVTVADFRRKDMVAGGEGAPLAPAFHHWLFSHPTEYRMVLNLGGIANLTVLPPTQHPAAVVGFDTGPGNALLDGWCQRHLGQPYDHRGNWSRSGSCHEPLLRALLDDAFFQATPPKSTGRERFNLNWLTQRLRDFAHCAPVDVQATLLELTARSVAQAIDRWGCGTELYLCGGGVENRALVDRLQAALPGRRIHSTELLGLPPQWVEAATFAWLARQRLLGRPGNLPSVTGARRPVMLGGVYLPDD, from the coding sequence ATGTCCGGCACCAGCCTTGATGCCGTCGATGTCGGCCTGTTCCGGTTCACCGACACCTCCTGTCTGCTGCTGGCGAAGCACAGCCTGCCGATTCCCGCCGACATCCGGCAGGAGGTCATCGCGCTCGCCACACCGGGCCCCGATGAACTCAATCGCCTCCATCGGCTCGACATCGACCATGCCGAGCTGATCGCGACGGCGGTCAATCAACTGTTGGCGCAGTGCGGCATCGATCGCGCGCGCATCCGCGCAATCGGCAGCCATGGCCAGACCCTGCGCCATTCACCCGGCGGCGACCATGCCTTCACCTGCCAGGTGGGCGATCCCAACCGCATCGCCTACCTGACCGGCCTGGTCACGGTGGCCGATTTCCGCCGCAAGGACATGGTGGCCGGAGGAGAGGGGGCACCGCTGGCGCCGGCATTCCACCACTGGCTGTTCTCCCACCCCACTGAATATCGGATGGTGCTCAACCTGGGCGGCATCGCCAATCTGACGGTTCTGCCGCCGACGCAGCACCCTGCCGCGGTCGTTGGCTTCGACACCGGGCCGGGCAATGCGCTGCTCGATGGCTGGTGTCAGCGCCACCTCGGCCAGCCCTATGATCACCGTGGCAACTGGAGCCGCAGTGGCAGTTGCCATGAACCGCTGCTGCGCGCCTTGCTGGACGACGCTTTTTTCCAGGCAACTCCGCCGAAGAGCACCGGTCGTGAACGGTTCAACCTCAACTGGCTGACGCAACGACTGCGCGACTTCGCGCACTGCGCTCCGGTCGATGTGCAGGCGACGCTGCTCGAACTGACCGCCCGGAGCGTGGCGCAGGCCATCGACCGCTGGGGGTGCGGGACCGAACTCTACCTGTGTGGAGGGGGCGTCGAGAACCGCGCGCTGGTCGATCGGTTGCAGGCTGCCCTGCCCGGGCGGCGGATTCACTCCACCGAACTGCTGGGACTACCGCCGCAGTGGGTCGAGGCCGCCACCTTCGCCTGGCTGGCACGGCAGCGGTTGCTGGGTCGACCGGGCAACCTGCCCAGCGTCACCGGCGCCCGCCGGCCCGTCATGCTCGGCGGGGTCTATCTGCCTGACGACTGA
- the erpA gene encoding iron-sulfur cluster insertion protein ErpA — translation MSSVQVQQPVALEVTAAAARKVRRLVDEEGNSQLKLRVFVTGGGCSGFQYGFSFDDEAAEDDTRIERDGVTVLVDPMSFQYLVGSEIDYSEGLEGSRFVVRNPNATTTCGCGSSFAV, via the coding sequence ATGAGCAGCGTACAGGTGCAGCAGCCGGTTGCACTCGAGGTGACCGCGGCCGCGGCACGCAAGGTGCGTCGTCTGGTCGATGAAGAGGGCAACAGCCAGCTCAAGTTGCGGGTGTTCGTGACCGGCGGTGGCTGTTCCGGTTTTCAGTATGGCTTCAGCTTCGATGACGAAGCGGCCGAGGATGACACCCGGATCGAGCGCGATGGCGTCACCGTGCTGGTCGATCCGATGAGCTTTCAATATCTGGTCGGCTCGGAGATCGACTACTCCGAAGGGCTCGAAGGGTCACGTTTCGTGGTCCGCAATCCCAACGCGACCACCACCTGCGGCTGTGGATCGAGTTTCGCGGTCTGA
- a CDS encoding N-acetyl-gamma-glutamyl-phosphate reductase — MVKVGIVGGTGYTGVELLRLLARHPEVSVELITSRGEAGIRVDQIYPNLRGFYDLAFVAPDPAALSELDVVFFATPHGVAMEMAPALVAAGVRVIDLSADFRLKDPLLFQKWYGMPHSATDLLQEAVYGLPECNRAQIRQARLVAVPGCYPTAIQLGLLPLLEAKLVDERSLIADAKSGVSGAGRQGKIANLLCEVADSFKAYGVPGHRHLPEITAHLGQYLGRAAPGLTFVPHLAPMIRGIHATLYARLKDPAVQPDLQQLYAERYRDEPFVDLLPAGEHPETRSVRGANLCRLALHRPQGGDTLVVLSVIDNLVKGAAGQAIQNMNLCCGLPETSGLDAPALLP, encoded by the coding sequence GTGGTCAAAGTGGGCATTGTCGGGGGCACCGGCTACACCGGTGTGGAGCTGCTGCGGCTGCTGGCGCGCCATCCGGAGGTTTCGGTCGAGCTGATCACCTCGCGCGGCGAGGCCGGCATTCGCGTCGACCAGATCTATCCCAACCTGCGCGGCTTCTATGACTTGGCCTTTGTCGCCCCCGATCCTGCCGCCCTGAGCGAGCTGGATGTGGTCTTCTTCGCCACCCCTCACGGCGTGGCGATGGAGATGGCGCCAGCACTGGTGGCGGCCGGCGTGCGGGTGATCGACCTCTCCGCCGACTTTCGCCTGAAGGATCCGCTGCTGTTCCAGAAGTGGTACGGGATGCCGCACAGCGCCACCGACCTGTTGCAGGAGGCGGTCTATGGTCTGCCGGAATGCAACCGCGCGCAGATTCGGCAGGCGCGGCTGGTGGCGGTGCCGGGCTGCTATCCGACGGCGATACAGCTGGGCCTGCTGCCACTGCTGGAGGCGAAACTGGTCGACGAACGGTCGCTGATCGCCGACGCCAAATCGGGGGTGAGCGGCGCTGGCCGTCAGGGCAAGATCGCCAACCTGCTGTGTGAGGTTGCGGACAGCTTCAAGGCCTATGGCGTTCCTGGCCACCGTCATCTGCCCGAGATCACCGCTCATCTTGGTCAATACCTCGGCCGCGCCGCACCTGGCCTCACCTTCGTGCCCCATCTGGCGCCGATGATTCGCGGCATTCATGCCACCCTCTATGCGCGGCTGAAGGATCCGGCAGTCCAGCCCGATCTGCAGCAGCTCTACGCCGAGCGTTACCGCGATGAACCCTTCGTCGATCTGCTGCCCGCCGGAGAGCATCCGGAGACCCGCAGCGTGCGCGGCGCCAACCTCTGCCGGCTGGCGCTGCACCGCCCGCAAGGGGGCGACACCCTGGTCGTGCTCTCGGTGATCGACAACTTGGTCAAGGGGGCTGCCGGGCAGGCGATCCAGAACATGAACCTCTGTTGCGGGCTGCCGGAGACGAGTGGTCTCGACGCGCCGGCGCTGCTGCCCTGA
- the hemJ gene encoding protoporphyrinogen oxidase HemJ: protein MLWLKAFHLIAVVCWFAGLFYLPRLFVYHSMSEDQPSRDRFKVMERKLYRGIMTPSMVATVALGLAMLLPNWESYRTAYWMHAKLTLVLILLAYHLYCGRLLQRFAADQNRHGEIFYRWFNEFPVLILLPVVILVIVRPF, encoded by the coding sequence ATGCTCTGGCTCAAGGCCTTTCACCTGATTGCCGTGGTCTGCTGGTTTGCGGGCCTCTTCTACCTGCCTCGGCTGTTCGTCTATCACAGCATGAGCGAAGATCAGCCGAGCCGCGACCGCTTCAAGGTGATGGAGCGCAAGCTCTATCGCGGCATCATGACCCCTTCGATGGTGGCGACGGTCGCTCTGGGGCTGGCGATGCTGCTGCCCAACTGGGAGAGCTACCGCACTGCCTACTGGATGCACGCCAAGCTGACACTGGTGCTGATCCTGCTTGCCTACCACCTATACTGCGGCCGGCTGCTGCAACGCTTCGCGGCCGATCAGAATCGCCATGGCGAGATTTTTTACCGCTGGTTCAATGAGTTCCCGGTACTGATCCTGCTGCCGGTGGTGATTCTGGTGATCGTGCGTCCCTTCTGA
- a CDS encoding hydroxymethylpyrimidine/phosphomethylpyrimidine kinase, with protein sequence MRPLILCLGGHDPTGGAGIQADAEAAAAAGCHALTVVTALTVQNSHDIARIEPVPAGWITAQTRCLLDDFAISAIKIGLLGSTAAIDEVAALLETALSRLPLVVDPILRSGGGHLVTDRAYLDALRQRLLPRATCLTPNREELFQLAGVDDEASAVGRLLDRGCEHLLVSGGHDGDTPWLENRLYGRQGLIQRDRWPRLPHRFHGSGCTLAALLCAQIALGQPLPTAVRLSSEQSHRAMVLAEPLGGGQWIPRRIAPR encoded by the coding sequence ATGCGCCCGCTGATCCTCTGCCTTGGCGGTCACGATCCGACCGGCGGCGCAGGCATCCAAGCCGACGCCGAGGCCGCCGCCGCGGCAGGCTGCCATGCGCTGACCGTGGTGACGGCACTGACCGTGCAGAACAGCCACGACATCGCGCGGATCGAGCCGGTGCCAGCCGGCTGGATCACTGCCCAGACCCGTTGCCTGCTCGACGACTTTGCCATCAGCGCCATCAAGATCGGTCTGCTTGGCAGCACGGCCGCCATCGACGAAGTCGCCGCCCTGCTGGAAACCGCACTGTCACGGCTGCCGCTGGTGGTCGATCCGATCCTGCGCAGCGGTGGCGGACACCTGGTCACCGACCGCGCCTACCTCGATGCGCTGCGCCAGCGGCTGCTGCCACGGGCGACCTGCCTCACCCCCAACCGCGAAGAACTGTTCCAGCTCGCCGGGGTCGACGACGAAGCCAGTGCGGTCGGCCGGCTGCTCGACAGGGGCTGCGAGCACCTGCTGGTGAGTGGTGGCCATGATGGCGACACGCCCTGGCTGGAGAACCGCCTCTACGGCCGGCAGGGGCTGATCCAGCGTGACCGCTGGCCCCGGCTGCCGCACCGCTTCCATGGCAGCGGCTGCACCTTGGCGGCCCTGCTCTGCGCCCAGATCGCGCTGGGCCAGCCACTGCCGACGGCGGTGAGATTGAGCAGCGAGCAGAGTCACCGCGCCATGGTGCTGGCAGAGCCGCTGGGCGGTGGACAGTGGATTCCCCGGCGGATCGCGCCCCGATGA
- a CDS encoding thiamine phosphate synthase, translating into MIRGLYAITPTTTDDARLLQWVEAALKGGAQLVQYRDKSTDAQRRRQQAEALLALCRKQGRPLIVNDDLQLVLDIGADGLHLGREDGDLATARRQLGPTALIGATCHQRLDWAETAVAAGASYVAFGRFFASRSKPQAPPAPLGLLHEARRRLDVPIVAIGGISVDNARSVIEAGADAIAVIEGLFGSHDIAQRALQFQRLFIEPQAARP; encoded by the coding sequence ATGATCCGCGGACTCTACGCCATCACCCCGACCACCACTGACGACGCACGGCTGTTGCAGTGGGTCGAAGCCGCATTGAAAGGCGGCGCCCAACTGGTGCAGTACCGCGACAAGTCGACCGATGCCCAGCGCCGCCGGCAGCAAGCCGAGGCCCTGCTCGCGCTCTGCCGCAAGCAGGGTCGGCCGCTGATCGTCAACGACGACCTGCAACTGGTGCTCGACATCGGCGCCGATGGACTCCATCTGGGCCGTGAAGATGGCGATCTCGCCACCGCACGGCGCCAACTGGGCCCGACGGCACTGATCGGCGCCACCTGCCATCAGCGGCTCGACTGGGCCGAAACGGCCGTGGCCGCCGGCGCCAGCTATGTTGCCTTCGGCCGCTTCTTTGCCTCACGCAGCAAGCCACAGGCGCCGCCGGCGCCGCTCGGGCTGCTGCATGAGGCGCGTCGACGGCTCGACGTGCCGATCGTGGCCATCGGCGGCATCAGCGTCGATAATGCCCGCAGCGTGATCGAAGCCGGTGCCGATGCCATCGCCGTGATCGAAGGGCTGTTCGGCAGCCACGACATCGCGCAGCGCGCTCTCCAGTTTCAACGACTCTTCATCGAACCGCAGGCAGCCAGACCATGA